The Castanea sativa cultivar Marrone di Chiusa Pesio chromosome 11, ASM4071231v1 genome contains a region encoding:
- the LOC142617156 gene encoding uncharacterized protein LOC142617156 has protein sequence MMITRYWIAFIVVLSCLLGVLDASAGDADPRYRACVKKCEETGCIGQKCFPQCKFSSEGVSIEGPWYMQEPLYLRWKRWDCQSDCRYYCMLDREEEREESGNGPVKYHGKWPFKRVYGIQEPLSVAFSALNLAMHFHGWLSFFILLYYKLPLKQDKKAYYEYASLWHIYGLLSLNSWFWSAVFHSRDVDLTEKLDYSSAVALLGYSLILAILRSFNVRNEAARVMVTAPLLAFVTTHILYLNFYTLDYGWNMKVCVVMVVAQLLLWAVWAGVTHHPSRWKLWVVVVAGALAMLLEIYDFPPYQGFLDAHALWHATTIPLTYIWWSFIRDDAEFLSSNLLKKTK, from the exons ATG ATGATCACTCGCTATTGGATTGCTTTCATTGTGGTGCTTTCATGTCTTCTCGGAGTTTTAGATGCCAGCGCAGGTGATGCCGATCCACGTTATAG agCTTGTGTGAAAAAATGTGAAGAAACTGGATGTATTGGGCAAAAATGCTTTCCACAATGCAAGTTCTCTTCAGAAGGTGTCTCCATTGAGGGTCCATGGTACATGCAAGAACCCTTGTACTTGAGGTGGAAACGATGGGATTGCCAGAGTGATTGCCGGTACTATTGTATGCTTGACAGAGAGGAAGAACGAGAAGAATCTGGTAATGGCCCTGTCAAGTATCATGGTAAATGGCCATTCAAGCGTGTATATGGGATTCAG GAGCCTCTTTCTGTAGCTTTCTCCGCACTCAACCTTGCAATGCATTTTCATGGCTGGCTATCCTTTTTCATCCTTCTGTACTATAAGTTGCCTCTGAAACAAGATAAGAAGGCATACTATGAATACGCCAGTTTGTGGCATATCTATGGGCTTTTGTCACTGAACTCCTGGTTTTGGAGTGCTGTTTTCCATAGTCG GGATGTGGATTTGACAGAGAAACTGGACTACTCATCTGCAGTGGCATTACTTGGGTACTCCCTCATTCTGGCCATCCTAAGAAGTTTCAATGTGAGAAATGAAGCTGCCAGAGTCATGGTTACTGCTCCACTGCTTGCTTTTGTGACCACCCACATATTGTACCTCAACTTTTATACCCTAGACTATG GGTGGAACATGAAAGTGTGTGTTGTCATGGTTGTGGCCCAGCTTCTCCTTTGGGCAGTTTGGGCTGGTGTCACCCACCATCCTTCTCGCTGGAAGCTGTGGGTGGTGGTTGTAGCTGGTGCCCTTGCAATGCTCCTAGAAATATATGATTTCCCTCCATATCAGGGGTTTCTGGATGCTCATGCTCTTTGGCATGCTACTACTATCCCCCTAACCTACATTTGGTGGAGTTTTATCCGAGATGATGCTGAGTTTCTATCCTCTAACCTGCtgaagaaaacaaaatag